A section of the Primulina eburnea isolate SZY01 chromosome 1, ASM2296580v1, whole genome shotgun sequence genome encodes:
- the LOC140827610 gene encoding allene oxide synthase 3-like: MSSENPSKLPLKEIPGSYGVPFFGPIKDRLDYYYNEGTDEFFKARMKKYNSTVFRMNSPPGPFNAHDSKVIVILDAVSFPVLFDTSKVEKRNIFTGTYMPSTHFNGGYRVCSYLDPSESKHEILKGFFLSLLGRLHKQIIPTFRISVSRLFTDLETELSDKGQASFNTISDKMSFDLLFRLFANTSSYDTSVAADGNTNLDKWLFFQLAPLVPLNLKFLPKFMEDFLLHTFPLPSFLVKSGYEKVRQAFNKAAKELLDEAEKDGISREEASHNLLFLTGFNAYGGTKILFPALLKYVGTGGSDLHKRLADEIRGVVADEGGITLAGINKMSLAKSVVWEALRIEPPVTSQYGKAKEDITITSHDASYIVKKEEIIFGYQPIATKDPKIFVNPEEFVADRFVGDGEKLIKYVYWSNGRETDDPTASDKQCPGKDMVVLFSRLMLVEFFLRYDTFKIEVGKLLLGSSVTFKSLTKAA; the protein is encoded by the coding sequence ATGTCTTCTGAGAATCCTTCGAAGCTCCCATTGAAAGAAATACCAGGAAGCTATGGCGTACCCTTCTTCGGGCCGATTAAGGACCGTCTAGACTACTACTACAATGAGGGCACGGATGAGTTCTTCAAGGCCCGGATGAAGAAATACAACTCCACGGTGTTTAGGATGAACAGCCCTCCAGGGCCGTTCAATGCCCATGATTCTAAAGTCATCGTTATACTTGATGCAGTTAGCTTCCCTGTCCTTTTCGACACGTCGAAAGTCGAAAAGAGAAACATTTTTACGGGCACTTACATGCCATCCACTCATTTCAATGGTGGATATCGTGTTTGTTCATACCTCGATCCTTCGGAAAGCAAACACGAAATCCTCAAGGGATTCTTTTTATCATTACTGGGGAGGTTGCACAAGCAAATTATACCCACATTCCGGATCTCGGTTTCGAGGCTTTTCACTGACCTCGAGACCGAGCTATCTGATAAAGGGCAAGCAAGTTTCAATACCATTAGTGATAAGATGTCATTCGATCTCTTGTTCCGCTTGTTTGCGAATACGAGCTCGTACGATACTAGTGTTGCGGCAGATGGTAACACAAATCTTGATAAGTGGCTGTTTTTCCAGCTTGCACCTTTGGTGCCATTAAACTTGAAGTTTTTACCGAAGTTCATGGAGGATTTCCTGCTCCACACATTCCCTTTGCCTTCTTTCCTCGTGAAATCGGGGTACGAAAAAGTTCGACAGGCCTTCAATAAGGCGGCCAAGGAGTTACTCGATGAGGCGGAGAAAGACGGGATCAGCAGGGAGGAGGCTTCTCATAACTTACTTTTTCTCACAGGGTTCAATGCATATGGTGGCACCAAGATTTTGTTCCCAGCGTTGCTAAAGTACGTCGGGACCGGTGGATCGGATTTACACAAGCGGCTAGCTGATGAGATCCGGGGCGTCGTAGCGGATGAAGGTGGGATAACCTTAGCGGGGATAAACAAGATGAGCTTGGCAAAATCAGTGGTATGGGAGGCTTTGAGGATCGAGCCTCCTGTCACATCTCAATATGGTAAGGCTAAAGAGGACATAACGATCACGAGTCACGACGCATCGTATATCGTAAAAAAAGAGGAAATTATTTTCGGGTATCAACCCATTGCGACCAAGGACCCCAAGATATTCGTGAACCCTGAAGAGTTCGTAGCTGATAGGTTCGTCGGAGACGGGGAGAAGTTGATCAAGTACGTTTATTGGTCGAACGGGAGAGAAACCGATGACCCAACTGCTAGCGACAAGCAATGCCCGGGTAAGGACATGGTGGTGTTGTTCTCAAGATTGATGCTTGTTGAATTTTTCCTACGATATGATACGTTTAAGATCGAAGTCGGGAAGCTCCTTCTAGGGTCATCTGTCACCTTCAAATCCTTGACAAAAGCC